From the genome of Oncorhynchus clarkii lewisi isolate Uvic-CL-2024 chromosome 11, UVic_Ocla_1.0, whole genome shotgun sequence, one region includes:
- the LOC139420566 gene encoding zinc transporter ZIP12-like, producing MYLHVPKFIVIATGASLVSIEDSLEASFIQENLKLLQDGSKSFWIRMYKSHEVITPKEKQQVAALLVEKSPHGYDDIAVAVVLVIIIVVGLGAVLLRKRERSYNLCLLGRIVEGQAQEQSQEGGYLQTDKINLPQLQRNQTRVLLSTILHAVHCEEWTGGSQELCDRLGWSRMSGSFMTSVCDEGGLELIYQRWRTPEKGQKGHGGLGHSHDLPLEHNCNGHSQRGKSISTMQLSLFVSIWHPYSTPNGTVEDLECTEIPLEEPEPRTLTHQTRQGIPFLAVMVIVGDSLHNFADGLVVGAAFSSSAETGMATTVAILCHEIPHEIGDFALLLSSGLSVRNAVIMNLLSALTAFVGLFVSSEPEIQQWIFRVTTGIFLYLPLVEMLPHLSLFRVKTNRPCLMFLLQNLGLWYLPYNMCN from the exons ATGTACCTACATGTCCCAAAGTTCATCGTCATCGCTACAG GAGCATCCCTGGTGAGTATCGAGGATTCCTTGGAGGCCAGCTTCATCCAGGAGAACCTTAAGCTACTGCAGGACGGATCCAAGTCCTTCTGGATCCGCATGTACAAGAGCCACGAAG TCATCACACCAAAAGAGAAGCAACAAGTTGCTG CTCTCCTAGTGGAGAAATCTCCCCATGGTTATGACGACATCGCTGTGGCCGTCGTCTTGGTGATAATCATTGTGGTAGGACTCGGTGCCGTCCTACTCCGCAAACGGGAGA GGAGCTACAACCTGTGTCTGCTGGGGAGGATTGTGGAGGGCCAGGCCCAGGAACAGAGCCAGGAGGGGGGCTACCTGCAGACGGACAAAATTAACCTACCCCAGCTCCAGAGGAACCAGACAAGGGTTCTACTCTCCACTATCCTCCATGCTGTGCACTGTGAAGAGTGGACTGGGGGATCGCAGGAGCTCTGTGACAGG CTGGGTTGGAGCCGTATGTCAGGCTCCTTCATGACCAGTGTCTGTGACGAGGGGGGCCTGGAGCTGATCTACCAGCGCTGGCGAACACCTGAGAAGGGACAAAAG GGTCACGGGGGCCTGGGCCATTCCCATGACCTTCCCCTGGAGCACAACTGCAATGGCCACTCACAAAGGGGCAAGTCCATCTCCACCATGCAGCTGAGTCTGTTTGTCTCTATCTGGCACCCATACTCTACTCCAAAT GGAACTGTGGAGGACTTAGAATGCACAGAAATCCCATTAGAGGAGCCTGAACCAAGAACCCTTACACATCAGACAA GACAGGGTATTCCTTTCCTGGCTGTGATGGTTATCGTGGGAGACAGCCTCCATAACTTTGCTGATGGCCTAGTGGTGGGGGCGGCCTTCTCCTCATCCGCCGAGACGGGCATGGCGACCACCGTAGCCATCCTCTGCCACGAAATCCCTCATGAAATTG GTGACTTTGCTTTGTTGCTCAGCTCAGGTCTCTCTGTGAGGAATGCAGTGATTATGAACTTACTCAGTGCTCTGACGGCCTTCGTCGGCCTCTTCGTCTCCTCAGAACCAGAGATCCAGCAGTGGATCTTTAGGGTTACCACAGGGATCTTCCTCTATCTGCCACTGGTAGAGATG cttcctcatctttctctctttcgtgTGAAGACCAACAGGCCCTGTCTCATGTTCCTTCTGCAGAACCTTGGCCTATGGTATCTGCCATACAATATGTGTAATTGA